From Hippoglossus stenolepis isolate QCI-W04-F060 chromosome 4, HSTE1.2, whole genome shotgun sequence, a single genomic window includes:
- the slc13a5b gene encoding solute carrier family 13 member 5: MTFLRHLRSAKNGLILLSAPLLLLPLPLVIGTPEAECAYVIILMAVYWCTEVLPLAVTALLPTLLFPFFGIMQSKDVCMQYLKDTNLLFVGGLMVAVAVEHWNLHKRIALRVLLFVGVRPALLMLGFMGVTAFLSMWISNTATTAMMVPIVQAVLSQLNNSEAEVPQILSSEEQDQTSESDSKQPQTEKQSDGQGTVVVTFLDATVEAARHQEAAERRKMCKGMTLCVCYAASIGGTATLTGTGPNLVLKGQMNQLFPQNGDVINFASWFGFAFPNMILMLMLAWLWLQFVFMGFNFKKTWGCGSVKTEKDIAAYNVIREQHRLLGPMSFGEISVLGLFTLLVVLWFTRDPGFVNGWATELFNSKAEYVTDATVAIFIAVLLFVLPSKPPSFCSRRNHSLDTVPPPPPGPTPALLTWKVAQKKLPWGIVLLLGGGFALAKGSEVSGLSQWMGDQMTPLQSIPPWAIAIILCLLIATFTECTSNVATATLFLPVLASMSQSIGINPLYVMVPCTLSASFAFMLPVATPPNAIVFSYGYLKVSDMARTGIVMNIIGILCITLAINSWGKAMFDLETFPAWANVTGV; encoded by the exons ATGACATTCCTCAGACATCTGCGCTCCGCGAAGAACGGGCTGATCCTCCTGTCTGCTCCGTTACTCCTTCTCCCGCTGCCTCTGGTGATCGGGACGCCG GAGGCAGAATGTGCCTATGTGATCATCTTGATGGCGGTGTACTGGTGCACAGAGGTGCTACCATTGGCTGTAACCGCTCTTCTCCCAACCctccttttccccttttttgGCATCATGCAATCCAAAGAC GTCTGCATGCAGTACCTGAAGGACACAAACCTGTTGTTTGTGGGGGGGCTGATGGTTGCAGTTGCCGTGGAGCACTGGAATCTACACAAGCGCATCGCCTTGAGGGTGCTGCTCTTTGTCGGTGTGCGTCCGGCGCT ATTGATGTTGGGATTCATGGGAGTTACAGCCTTCTTGTCCATGTGGATCAGTAACACGGCCACCACGGCCATGATGGTGCCGATCGTCCAAGCAGTGTTGAGTCAGCTCAACAACAGCGAGGCAGAAGTACCTCAGATCCTCAGCTCAGAGGAGCAGGACCAGACGTCAGAGAGTGACAGCAAACAGcctcagacagagaaacagagcgACGGACAAG GCACAGTGGTGGTGACTTTCTTAGATGCCACAGTGGAGGCTGCCAGGCATCAGGAGGCAGCAGAAAGGCGGAAAATGTGTAAAGGGATGACCCTTTGTGTTTGCTACGCTGCCAGCATCGGAGGCACCGCCACACTGACGGGAACTGGTCCCAATCTGGTGCTCAAAGGCCAGATGAATCA ACTGTTTCCTCAAAATGGAGATGTGATTAACTTTGCCTCCTGGTTTGGCTTTGCCTTCCCAAACATGATCCTCATGCTCATGCTGGCCTGGCTTTGGCTGCAATTTGTCTTCATGGGATTTAA CTTTAAGAAGACGTGGGGCTGTGGATCTGTGAAGACAGAGAAGGATATCGCTGCCTATAATGTGATCCGCGAGCAGCACCGCCTGCTGGGGCCCATGTCCTTCGGGGAGATCAGTGTCCTGGGGCTCTTCACTCTGCTGGTGGTTTTGTGGTTCACAAGGGATCCTGGCTTTGTCAATGGCTGGGCGACAGAACTCTTCAACTCCAAAGCAGA GTATGTGACAGATGCCACCGTGGCCATCTTCATCGCCGTCCTTCTCTTTGTCCTGCCGTCTAAACCCCCAAGTTTCTGTTCAAGGAGAAATCACAGCTTAGACACAG ttcctcctccacctcctggcCCAACTCCAGCTCTGCTCACCTGGAAAGTCGCTCAGAAGAAGTTACCGTGGGGCATCGTGCTTCTTCTTGGAGGAGGCTTTGCTCTGGCCAAAGGCAGTGAA GTATCAGGACTCTCACAGTGGATGGGCGATCAAATGACTCCCCTGCAAAGTATACCTCCCTGGGCAATTGCTATCATTTTGTGCCTACTGATTGCTACCTTCACTGAGTGCACGAGTAATGTGGCGACGGCGACGCTCTTCCTACCTGTCTTAGCCTCAATG TCTCAGTCCATTGGAATCAACCCACTGTACGTCATGGTGCCGTGTACTCTGAGTGCCTCGTTCGCCTTCATGCTGCCTGTGGCCACTCCTCCGAACGCCATCGTCTTCTCTTATGGATACCTCAAGGTTTCTGACATG GCCAGAACAGGAATCGTCATGAACATCATTGGCATCCTCTGCATCACACTGGCCATCAACAGCTGGGGCAAGGCCATGTTTGACCTGGAGACCTTCCCCGCCTGGGCCAACGTCACCGGGGTGTGA